GTCGGCTCATACCATGCACCAAGGCTACTGAGGAGTTGCAAAATGCAATACCTGCTAAGGTAGAACCTAGCATCATTGCCTCACGTGCCGTCTCATCTTTGCCATTATGATAAGCTTTTTGTATGTTTGGCCCGATTAAGCGTAAGGCTGCTAATGCTTGCTGATCGCTATAGGCATTACGTTTAGGACTGATATACGCTTCAATAGCATGAGTCATGGCATCGATACCTGTGTCCGCTGTCGTACGAGGCGGTACGCTTATAGTCAGACTGTAATCAATAATTGCCGCTACGGGCATAAACCCCATACCAACACATAACAGCTTTTCGTTATTAGCTTCATCGGTAATGATTGTAAAGCGTGTGACCTCTGACCCTGTGCCTGCCGTAGTAGGTATGGCAACAATAGGTAAGCCTGCTTCATTCACTTGACGAGGAAACTTATAATCGCGAATCACCCCACCAAATTTTCCTAGAATCGAAATTGCTTTTGCACTATCGATAGGGCTACCGCCGCCTAAGGCAATCAGTCCATCATAGTCTTTCGCTTTTACCTGAGAAACACCTGCCTCGATAGAGCTTTCAGTAGGTTCTGGCACGGTATCTGAGAATACATCAGCAGTAATATTCACATCTTTTAAAATTGCTTGCACATTATCTACATAGCCTAGTTTGACCATCATATCGTCAGTAATGATAAGTGGATTTTTTATACCTAAGCTATCTAATATTGCTGGTAGATTTTGACAAGCATCACGGCCAATTTCCATTGTTCTTGGTAGAAGAATACTGTGTGACATATTTACTCATCCTTGTATTAATAACTATAAATAGAAGCTAAATAGGTAATAAATTTATAGTACGCACTACTTACGCTATATTAACTATGTCTGATTGGTATTTTGCATAACGATAAAAATCTTATCGATATGTAAATGTATCAGAATGTTTTTATAATAACAAGACGCAATGACATAAATATTATCGTTATAATGAATGAATTTATTCGCAGCTACATAGCTAGAGATATAAGGTAAGAGATGAGTAATACGAAAAAAAAGGGTTCAAGCGTTGAGCGCGTTTTACAGATAGTAGAAGTTTTAGCAAGCTCACAAAGACCGATGAGTGTTAGCGATCTAGCAGAAACGCTAGAGGTGCCTATACCAAGTATGTACCGATTATTAGATCAATTGCAGAGCCTTGGGTTTGTTCAATTAGATTTACCAGGGAAAGTAATGTGTGGGAAACGGACGTATAAGCTGGCCATGGACTTATGGCAGAACAGTCATTTTAAGACAGAAAGGTTGGCAATATTGCAGCAGCTTTCGGCGCAAATAGGGGAGACCGTAGGTATTGCAATCTTGCAAGATCTAGACGTGGTTTATGTGGATCGAGTATTGTCCGACTGGCCACTTCAAATATATTTACCAGTGGGAACTCATGTACCAGCTTGGGCAAGTGCCAGTGGCAAATTACTCCTTACGCAGCTATCGGACGAAAAATGTGAACGTATTATTGAGAAAATGTCTATACACGCACTCACTACCAATACTCAAACGAATAAAAAGCAGCTTATGCAAACGATTGCAAAAACACGTGATACTCAAGTTGGAATAGATAATGAAGAATTCATTCCAGGTATGGTAGCGTGCGCTGTAATGGTTCCAAACAATGAACAGCAAGCATTTGCTACCGTGTTTACTCATGGTCCGACAGTTAGAAAAACTTTAGAAGAATTATTAAGCTACGTGCCTCTTATGCGGGAAGCTGCTAATGAGCTATCAGTTATTTTCAATCAAGACTATAGATAAAGTTGTTGACGATAGAATAGGTTGATAGGGTAAGAAAAATTATAATTTACTCTTTATTAACTAAGATGAAATACGTTTCATGTGGTTTTAGCTAACGGGTAGTCTTTTTTTTCATTATGGCTTGGACTTGAAGGCGTGAAGAGGTTTTAACAAGAAAGTGCGATTTTCTTGAACATTTAACAGCCGTGTAGTGCTGCTACTAGATAGCAAAAAACCCTTGTAGCGCGTGGCATACAAAGGTTTTTGGTATATGTGATGGTGCGCCCACCACGCAACGACTATTTATCTGTATTCCTTTATTTACATAGGTCTTTTAAATTTACTTAATTATTTTAACAACATATTTAACAACTTTGTTAGACCTGTCCATTTACCATCCTATCAATATTGGCTTTTACATCATGCATAACTTGGTTTGATAATTCTTTCTCAATATCGTAGTTGTTAATAATCTTCAGAAAACCTTTGGCCACAGCTGTTACCTGCTCAATAATAGCAGTTGCTTTATTCTGCTTAATATCAGCAAGTTTGGCAAGTTTAAGTAGGTGCAGTGCAGTAGGATGCCGAGCTTCACCTGCTACATCCATTTGATGATAACCGTTCATACCTGAATTATAGGCGATATCATAAACGGGCGATAACGACCACCTGCCAGTCTCGTCCATCATAAAAGAAAAGTTCTTACTATGATCGTCTTTATTGTTAAAAATGACATTAAATGCGGCATGCCTAAAACCCTCTTCTACAGCAGCTTGTGACTGGGTTAGCATACGCACACAGCGTAAATACTGCAAATAATCCAATGATGGAATCCGAAAGTCGATATCTAATAAGCCAGCAAGTGTATGAATATGGACGCGCTGATTGCCCATGCGGTCAAAACGCTCAACCCCGAATGCAGCATATTTTTCATCAATATCACAATAATGATGCGCTGGCATGTTAAGGCCTGCTTTTTTTGCCATATCAGCGTAAAGCGCTTCTAGTAAACATACGCTTTTATGCTCCGACTGAGCAGGGAACTTAATAAGCCACGGCGTTGCGGATGGATGTTCGCTTGTTAAGTCAGTAGTAATAAACTCAGTTGCTTCATCATATAAGATAAGTGCTTTTGGTCTTGCGCCTTGGGGGGAGCCGCCAATAACGATAAGCTCGGCTAATATGTCACTGTCTTGACCTGATAAAATGGTTTGATTGGCAGCGGCTAGTTTGGCTAAAGTGAAATCAGTAATGTCGATATCGGCGCCTGATAGGTCTTGTTGTGGCTCAAAATTCAGCGCTCCCATGGCTGAATTACCAATATACGCGAGGCGATCCAAGACATTAATGGGCGTAGCATGAGACATTTTTTTTCGAAAGAACCTATCCATTAGCAACATTCCCCAACCATCAGGTAAGCTGTCTGACAATAATCCACATAGGTAATGGCTCGACGCATGAGTACCATAATAAGGTGCTGCTCGTAATGGCATCTCAATTGGTGACAGCTCCATTCCATCAGCCAGCCATGCTGCATCATAGCCAAAGGCAGGGCGTCGTCCGTCCATCGTTAATTTGCCGATAAGACGTTTGGCTCCAAATCCTTGATAGTAAATGTTAACAATTGATATCGGTTGATACATTAAAATGGCTACCTTATGTCAGCTTTTATTTGAGGCACGCAAGCGTGGATTTTGCTTAGCGATAACATCTTCTATGTTGGTAGGTGCCATATTGAACAATTCAGCAAAACTATTGACCATACCAAGGGCTAAAGCGAGCCTGATTATATTATCTAGTGTACCGCCTTGCCCTGATTCAATACGAGCTACGGTGCTGACACCGATTCCAGACCTCTCAGCTAAAGTTGCTTGAGTTAAGTTTAATGACAACCGCTGCGCTTTTAAGCGTTCACCTAAGATCTTGGCAATCTCACTTGGAGTATAAAAATCGAACCTTACATTCATAATTTAATCAATCATATAAGAGTGTTAAATCACTATTTTAACATTTAATAATTCAAATATGAATGCTTATTTTTTTAAAATAAATGATTATCAGAAAAATACTTGATTTCTTCAAGAGCGGCCATAGCGTTAGGACAATATGGTTTCTTCAGCATAGCCCAGTATTGTAGCTACGCGTATCACGTCATCAAGCAACATCATTTTAACGGCTCAATGAGCGGCAAAAACAACTGCTTTGACAATGCGCCAATAGAGAATTTCTGGGGCAGGTTGAAGAATGAGCTTATGTATCACCAAGACTATAAAAAAAGGTTTACAGCGATCAACGAGATTACACAATATATCGAGCTTGAGTACAATGAGGGGCGATTAGCAAAGCACTGCTTTGCAGCGACGCAAGACAAGAGCTATGCTCGCAGTGGGACTAGGATTCAAAAGGGTTTGGACTATAGACCGCCAAGACAGGTGTCGTCTGACTTTTACCGTCAGGCTGCGTAACTAAAATCTCCCAAGTTTGACTGTACGGATTTGACGGCAGGGGTCATTTTCAAACTACAATACAAATCTGTAAATTTACCCTGCGTAAGTAAAATATTTATTCGCTTATTTGTATCAGTACCAGTAAAATGCGAGACTGTTTTCTACACTAGTTTATGAGTAACCAATGATACGTTTAACTGAAATTAAATTGCCATTAAATCATGCACATGGAGATCTAACTACTGCTATAATGACAAAACTTAAAATTTCTGCTGAGCAAATGGCTTCATTTGTGATGTTTAAACGTGGTTATGATGCTCGTAATAAAAGAAATATCCAATTAATTTATACGCTAGACATCACACTTACCGACTCGGATTTAACCAATGATTTACTGGTTCAATTTGAGTCAGACAACCATGTTAAAGCAACACCAGACACAAGTTATAACTATGTTGGCCAAGCGCCAGAGGATTTAACTGAGCGTCCTGTTGTTATTGGTTTTGGTCCTTGTGGTTTATTGGCAGGACTCACCCTTGCCCAAATGGGTTTTAAACCTATTATCATTGAACGCGGTAATGAAGTAAGACAACGCACCAAAGACACCTTTGGCTTTTGGCGTCAGCGTAAATTAAACACAGAATCAAACGTACAATTCGGTGAAGGTGGAGCAGGTACCTTTTCCGACGGTAAATTATATAGCCAAGTGAAAGATCCAAATCATTATGGCCGTAAAGTAATGACAGAATTTGTTAAAGCCGGCGCACCAGAGGAAATTTTATTTGTTAGTAAACCGCACATAGGTACTTATAAGTTAGTCAGCATGGTAGAAAAAATGCGTGCCGAGATCATAGAACTCGGTGGTGAAGTCCGTTTTGCTACTCGCGTAGATGACTTGCATATAACTGACTCAAAAGTAACTGGTGTGACACTTAATAGTGGCGAAACCTTAAAAACTAACCATGTTGTTCTTGCTGTTGGCCATAGCGCCCGAGATACTTTTGAAATGATCCATGAAAAAGGCGTGTATGTTGAAGCAAAACCTTTCTCAATTGGCTTTAGGATTGAACATAAACAGTCAACCATAGACCAAGCACGCTTTGGTGACAATGCTGGAAACGAAATACTAGGTGCTGCGGATTACAAACTTGTTCATCACTGTAAAAATGGTCGTTCTGTTTATAGCTTTTGTATGTGTCCAGGCGGCACAGTAGTGGCAGCAACATCAGAAGAAGGCCGTGTTGTCACTAACGGCATGAGCCAATATTCAAGAAACGAACGTAACGCCAATAGTGCTATTGTTGTAGGCATCGACCCAGAGCGAGATTACCCAAACCACCCTCTTGCTGGTATCGACTTACAAAGGAAACTAGAAACCTTAGCGTTTGAATTAGGCGGCAAAGACTACAATGCACCAGCACAAACCATTGGCGACTTCTTAAAAGGTAAACCAAATTCAGAATTAGGTGATGTTAACCCGTCTTACACACCGGGCATTACCTTAACCGACTTAAGCAAAGCACTACCCGATTTTGCCGTAGATGCCATACGTGAAGCCATTCCAGCGTTTAATAAAAAAATCCAAGG
The nucleotide sequence above comes from Psychrobacter sp. P2G3. Encoded proteins:
- a CDS encoding type II toxin-antitoxin system HipA family toxin; amino-acid sequence: MYQPISIVNIYYQGFGAKRLIGKLTMDGRRPAFGYDAAWLADGMELSPIEMPLRAAPYYGTHASSHYLCGLLSDSLPDGWGMLLMDRFFRKKMSHATPINVLDRLAYIGNSAMGALNFEPQQDLSGADIDITDFTLAKLAAANQTILSGQDSDILAELIVIGGSPQGARPKALILYDEATEFITTDLTSEHPSATPWLIKFPAQSEHKSVCLLEALYADMAKKAGLNMPAHHYCDIDEKYAAFGVERFDRMGNQRVHIHTLAGLLDIDFRIPSLDYLQYLRCVRMLTQSQAAVEEGFRHAAFNVIFNNKDDHSKNFSFMMDETGRWSLSPVYDIAYNSGMNGYHQMDVAGEARHPTALHLLKLAKLADIKQNKATAIIEQVTAVAKGFLKIINNYDIEKELSNQVMHDVKANIDRMVNGQV
- a CDS encoding helix-turn-helix transcriptional regulator; this encodes MNVRFDFYTPSEIAKILGERLKAQRLSLNLTQATLAERSGIGVSTVARIESGQGGTLDNIIRLALALGMVNSFAELFNMAPTNIEDVIAKQNPRLRASNKS
- a CDS encoding iron-containing alcohol dehydrogenase — protein: MSHSILLPRTMEIGRDACQNLPAILDSLGIKNPLIITDDMMVKLGYVDNVQAILKDVNITADVFSDTVPEPTESSIEAGVSQVKAKDYDGLIALGGGSPIDSAKAISILGKFGGVIRDYKFPRQVNEAGLPIVAIPTTAGTGSEVTRFTIITDEANNEKLLCVGMGFMPVAAIIDYSLTISVPPRTTADTGIDAMTHAIEAYISPKRNAYSDQQALAALRLIGPNIQKAYHNGKDETAREAMMLGSTLAGIAFCNSSVALVHGMSRPIGAFFHVPHGLSNAMLLPTITEFGISSAPDRYADCARALGIAKHSETDDQANVSLVDYLKSLNNELQVPTLAQFGVQKADFDELINTMCEQAFASGSPNNNPRIPSLEEMIQLYTLLWNDNNAADGSPN
- a CDS encoding NAD(P)/FAD-dependent oxidoreductase, producing the protein MIRLTEIKLPLNHAHGDLTTAIMTKLKISAEQMASFVMFKRGYDARNKRNIQLIYTLDITLTDSDLTNDLLVQFESDNHVKATPDTSYNYVGQAPEDLTERPVVIGFGPCGLLAGLTLAQMGFKPIIIERGNEVRQRTKDTFGFWRQRKLNTESNVQFGEGGAGTFSDGKLYSQVKDPNHYGRKVMTEFVKAGAPEEILFVSKPHIGTYKLVSMVEKMRAEIIELGGEVRFATRVDDLHITDSKVTGVTLNSGETLKTNHVVLAVGHSARDTFEMIHEKGVYVEAKPFSIGFRIEHKQSTIDQARFGDNAGNEILGAADYKLVHHCKNGRSVYSFCMCPGGTVVAATSEEGRVVTNGMSQYSRNERNANSAIVVGIDPERDYPNHPLAGIDLQRKLETLAFELGGKDYNAPAQTIGDFLKGKPNSELGDVNPSYTPGITLTDLSKALPDFAVDAIREAIPAFNKKIQGFSSDDGLLTGVETRTSSPISIKRNKEFQSINTKGLFPAGEGAGYAGGILSAGIDGIKVAEAVAKSMLKID
- a CDS encoding IclR family transcriptional regulator, which encodes MSNTKKKGSSVERVLQIVEVLASSQRPMSVSDLAETLEVPIPSMYRLLDQLQSLGFVQLDLPGKVMCGKRTYKLAMDLWQNSHFKTERLAILQQLSAQIGETVGIAILQDLDVVYVDRVLSDWPLQIYLPVGTHVPAWASASGKLLLTQLSDEKCERIIEKMSIHALTTNTQTNKKQLMQTIAKTRDTQVGIDNEEFIPGMVACAVMVPNNEQQAFATVFTHGPTVRKTLEELLSYVPLMREAANELSVIFNQDYR